The following proteins come from a genomic window of Leopardus geoffroyi isolate Oge1 chromosome A3, O.geoffroyi_Oge1_pat1.0, whole genome shotgun sequence:
- the XPO1 gene encoding exportin-1 isoform X2 produces MILVQILKQEWPKHWPTFISDIVGASRTSESLCQNNMVILKLLSEEVFDFSSGQITQVKAKHLKDSMCNEFSQIFQLCQFVMENSQNAPLVHATLETLLRFLNWIPLGYIFETKLISTLIYKFLNVPMFRNVSLKCLTEIAGVSVSQYEEQFVTLFTLTMMQLKQMLPLNTNIRLAYSNGKDDEQNFIQNLSLFLCTFLKEHGQLIEKRLNLRETLMEALHYMLLVSEVEETEIFKICLEYWNHLAAELYRESPFSTSASPLLSGSQHFDVPPRRQLYLPVLSKVRLLMVSRMAKPEEVLVVENDQGEVVREFMKDTDSINLYKNMRETLVYLTHLDYVDTERIMTEKLHNQVNGTEWSWKNLNTLCWAIGSISGAMHEEDEKRFLVTVIKDLLGLCEQKRGKDNKAIIASNIMYIVGQYPRFLRAHWKFLKTVVNKLFEFMHETHDGVQDMACDTFIKIAQKCRRHFVQVQVGEVMPFIDEILNNINTIICDLQPQQVHTFYEAVGYMIGAQTDQTVQEHLIEKYMLLPNQVWDSIIQQATKNVDILKDPETVKQLGSILKTNVRACKAVGHPFVIQLGRIYLDMLNVYKCLSENISAAIQANGEMVTKQPLIRSMRTVKRETLKLISGWVSRSNDPQMVAENFVPPLLDAVLIDYQRNVPAAREPEVLSTMAIIVNKLGGHITAEIPQIFDAVFECTLNMINKDFEEYPEHRTNFFLLLQAVNSHCFPAFLAIPPAQFKLVLDSIIWAFKHTMRNVADTGLQILFTLLQNVAQEEAAAQSFYQTYFCDILQHIFSVVTDTSHTAGLTMHASILAYMFNLVEEGKISTPLNPGNPVNNQMFIQEYVANLLKSAFPHLQDAQVKLFVTGLFSLNQDIPAFKEHLRDFLVQIKEFAGEDTSDLFLEERETALRQAQEEKHKLQMSVPGILNPHEIPEEMCD; encoded by the exons atgattCTTGTTCAG ATACTGAAACAAGAATGGCCAAAACACTGGCCAACTTTTATCAGTGACATTGTTGGAGCAAGTAGGACTAGTGAAAGTCTCTGTCAGAATAATATGGTGATTCTTAAACTCTTGAGTGAAGAAGTATTTGATTTCTCTAGTGGACAAATAACTCAAGTGAAAGCTAAGCATTTAAAAGACAG catgtgCAATGAATTCTCGCAAATTTTCCAGCTGTGTCAGTTTGTGATG GAAAATTCCCAAAATGCTCCACTTGTACATGCAACTTTGGAAACATTGCTCAGATTTCTTAATTGGATTCCACTGGGATATATTTTTGAGACCAAGTTAATCAGCACATTAATTTATAAG TTCCTGAATGTTCCAATGTTTCGAAATGTCTCTCTGAAGTGCCTCACTGAGATTGCTGGTGTAAGTGTAAGCCAATATGAGGAACAATTTGTAACATTATTTACACTGACAATGATGCAGCTAAAACAG ATGCTACCTTTAAATACCAATATTCGACTTGCGTACTCAAATGGAAAAGATGATGAACAGAACTTTATTCAGAATCTCAGTTTGTTTCTCTGCACCTTTCTTAAGGAACATGGTCAACTTATAGAAAAAAGGTTAAATCTCAGGGAAACACTCATGGAG GCCCTTCATTATATGTTGTTGGTATCAGAAGTGGAGGAAACTGAAATCTTTAAGATTTGTCTTGAGTACTGGAATCATTTAGCAGCTGAACTCTATAGAGAGAGCCCATTCTCTACATCTGCTTCTCCGTTGCTATCTGGAAGCCAACATTTTGATGTTCCTCCCAGGAGACAGCTGTATTTGCCCGTGTTATCCAAG GTCCGTTTATTAATGGTTAGTCGTATGGCTAAACCAGAGGAAGTATTGGTTGTAGAAAATGATCAGGGAGAAGTTGTAAGAGAATTCATGAAGGATACAGATTCCATTAATTTGTATAAGAATATGAGAGAAACATTAG TTTATCTCACTCACCTGGATTATGTAGATACAGAAAGAATAATGACTGAGAAGCTTCACAATCAAGTGAATGGTACAGAGTGGTCATGGAAAAATTTGAATACATTGTGTTGGGCAATAGGCTCCATTAGTGGAGCAATGCATGAAGAGGATGAAAAACGATTTCTTGTTACTGTTATAAAG GATCTATTAGGATTATGTGAACAGAAAAGAGGCAAAGATAATAAAGCTATTATCGCTTCAAATATCATGTACATAGTAGGTCAATATCCAAGATTTTTAAGAGCTCACTGGAAATTTCTGAAGACTGTAGTTAACAAGTTGTTTGAATTCATGCATG agacCCATGACGGAGTCCAAGATATGGCTTGTGATACTTTCATTAAAATAGCTCAAAAATGCCGCAGGCATTTTGTTCAGGTTCAGGTTGGAGAAGTAATGCCATTTATTGATGAAATTTTGAACAATATCAACACCATAATTTGTGATCTTCAGCCTCAACAG GTCCATACATTTTATGAAGCTGTGGGGTACATGATTGGTGCACAAACAGACCAAACAGTGCAAGaacatttaatagaaaaatatatgctACTTCCTAATCAGGTTTGGGATAGCATAATCCAGCAGGCAACCAAA AATGTGGATATACTTAAAGATCCTGAAACAGTCAAGCAGCTCGGTAGCATATTGAAAACAAATGTTAGAGCCTGCAAAGCTGTCGGACACCCCTTTGTAATTCAGCTTGGGAGAATTTATTTAGATATGCTTAATGTATACAAGTGCCTCAGTGAAAATATTTCAGCAGCTATCCAAGCTAATG GTGAGATGGTTACAAAGCAACCGTTGATTAGAAGTATGCGAACTGTAAAAAGGGAAACTTTAAAGTTAATATCTGGTTGGGTGAGCCGGTCCAATGATCCACAGATG gtagCCGAAAATTTTGTTCCTCCTCTACTGGATGCAGTTCTCATTGATTATCAGAGAAATGTCCCAGCTGCTAGAGAACCAGAAGTGCTTAGTACTATGGCTATTATTGTCAATAAGTTAGGAGGACATATAACAGCTGAAATACCTCAAATATTTGATGCTGTTTTTGAATGCACATTGAATATGATAAATAAG GACTTTGAGGAGTATCCTGAACACAGAACAAACTTCTTCTTACTACTTCAGGCTGTCAATTCTCATTGTTTCCCAGCATTTCTGGCTATACCACCTGCACAATTTAAACTTGTTTTGGACTCCATTATTTGGGCTTTCAAACACACTATGAGGAATGTTGCAGATACAG GCTTACAGATACTTTTTACACTCTTACAAAATGTTGCACAAGAAGAAGCTGCAGCTCAGAGTTTCTATCAAACGTATTTTTGTGATATTCTTCAGCATATCTTTTCTGTTGTGACAGACACCTCACATACTGCTG GCTTGACAATGCATGCATCAATACTTGCATATATGTTTAATTTggttgaagaaggaaaaataagtacgCCATTAAATCCTGGAAATCCGGTCAACAACCAAATGTTCATTCAGGAATATGTGGCAAATCTCCTTAAATCTGCATTCCCTCATCTACAAGa tGCTCAAGTAAAGCTCTTTGTGACAGGGCTTTTCAGCTTAAATCAGGATATTCCTGCTTTCAAGGAACATCTTAGGGATTTCCTAGTACAAATAAAG GAGTTTGCAGGTGAAGATACATCTGATCtgtttttggaagaaagagaaacagcccTTCGACAGGCTCAGGAAGAGAAACATAAACTTCAAATGTCTGTCCCTGGCATCCTTAATCCACATGAAATTCCAGAAGAAATGTGTGATTAA
- the XPO1 gene encoding exportin-1 isoform X1, whose product MPAIMTMLADHAARQLLDFSQKLDINLLDNVVNCLYHGEGAQQRMAQEVLTHLKEHPDAWTRVDTILEFSQNMNTKYYGLQILENVIKTRWKILPRNQCEGIKKYVVGLIIKTSSDPTCVEKEKVYIGKLNMILVQILKQEWPKHWPTFISDIVGASRTSESLCQNNMVILKLLSEEVFDFSSGQITQVKAKHLKDSMCNEFSQIFQLCQFVMENSQNAPLVHATLETLLRFLNWIPLGYIFETKLISTLIYKFLNVPMFRNVSLKCLTEIAGVSVSQYEEQFVTLFTLTMMQLKQMLPLNTNIRLAYSNGKDDEQNFIQNLSLFLCTFLKEHGQLIEKRLNLRETLMEALHYMLLVSEVEETEIFKICLEYWNHLAAELYRESPFSTSASPLLSGSQHFDVPPRRQLYLPVLSKVRLLMVSRMAKPEEVLVVENDQGEVVREFMKDTDSINLYKNMRETLVYLTHLDYVDTERIMTEKLHNQVNGTEWSWKNLNTLCWAIGSISGAMHEEDEKRFLVTVIKDLLGLCEQKRGKDNKAIIASNIMYIVGQYPRFLRAHWKFLKTVVNKLFEFMHETHDGVQDMACDTFIKIAQKCRRHFVQVQVGEVMPFIDEILNNINTIICDLQPQQVHTFYEAVGYMIGAQTDQTVQEHLIEKYMLLPNQVWDSIIQQATKNVDILKDPETVKQLGSILKTNVRACKAVGHPFVIQLGRIYLDMLNVYKCLSENISAAIQANGEMVTKQPLIRSMRTVKRETLKLISGWVSRSNDPQMVAENFVPPLLDAVLIDYQRNVPAAREPEVLSTMAIIVNKLGGHITAEIPQIFDAVFECTLNMINKDFEEYPEHRTNFFLLLQAVNSHCFPAFLAIPPAQFKLVLDSIIWAFKHTMRNVADTGLQILFTLLQNVAQEEAAAQSFYQTYFCDILQHIFSVVTDTSHTAGLTMHASILAYMFNLVEEGKISTPLNPGNPVNNQMFIQEYVANLLKSAFPHLQDAQVKLFVTGLFSLNQDIPAFKEHLRDFLVQIKEFAGEDTSDLFLEERETALRQAQEEKHKLQMSVPGILNPHEIPEEMCD is encoded by the exons gaattaaaaaatacGTTGTTGGCCTCATTATCAAGACGTCATCTGACCCAACTTGTGTAGAG aaggAAAAGGTGTATAttggaaaattaaatatgattCTTGTTCAG ATACTGAAACAAGAATGGCCAAAACACTGGCCAACTTTTATCAGTGACATTGTTGGAGCAAGTAGGACTAGTGAAAGTCTCTGTCAGAATAATATGGTGATTCTTAAACTCTTGAGTGAAGAAGTATTTGATTTCTCTAGTGGACAAATAACTCAAGTGAAAGCTAAGCATTTAAAAGACAG catgtgCAATGAATTCTCGCAAATTTTCCAGCTGTGTCAGTTTGTGATG GAAAATTCCCAAAATGCTCCACTTGTACATGCAACTTTGGAAACATTGCTCAGATTTCTTAATTGGATTCCACTGGGATATATTTTTGAGACCAAGTTAATCAGCACATTAATTTATAAG TTCCTGAATGTTCCAATGTTTCGAAATGTCTCTCTGAAGTGCCTCACTGAGATTGCTGGTGTAAGTGTAAGCCAATATGAGGAACAATTTGTAACATTATTTACACTGACAATGATGCAGCTAAAACAG ATGCTACCTTTAAATACCAATATTCGACTTGCGTACTCAAATGGAAAAGATGATGAACAGAACTTTATTCAGAATCTCAGTTTGTTTCTCTGCACCTTTCTTAAGGAACATGGTCAACTTATAGAAAAAAGGTTAAATCTCAGGGAAACACTCATGGAG GCCCTTCATTATATGTTGTTGGTATCAGAAGTGGAGGAAACTGAAATCTTTAAGATTTGTCTTGAGTACTGGAATCATTTAGCAGCTGAACTCTATAGAGAGAGCCCATTCTCTACATCTGCTTCTCCGTTGCTATCTGGAAGCCAACATTTTGATGTTCCTCCCAGGAGACAGCTGTATTTGCCCGTGTTATCCAAG GTCCGTTTATTAATGGTTAGTCGTATGGCTAAACCAGAGGAAGTATTGGTTGTAGAAAATGATCAGGGAGAAGTTGTAAGAGAATTCATGAAGGATACAGATTCCATTAATTTGTATAAGAATATGAGAGAAACATTAG TTTATCTCACTCACCTGGATTATGTAGATACAGAAAGAATAATGACTGAGAAGCTTCACAATCAAGTGAATGGTACAGAGTGGTCATGGAAAAATTTGAATACATTGTGTTGGGCAATAGGCTCCATTAGTGGAGCAATGCATGAAGAGGATGAAAAACGATTTCTTGTTACTGTTATAAAG GATCTATTAGGATTATGTGAACAGAAAAGAGGCAAAGATAATAAAGCTATTATCGCTTCAAATATCATGTACATAGTAGGTCAATATCCAAGATTTTTAAGAGCTCACTGGAAATTTCTGAAGACTGTAGTTAACAAGTTGTTTGAATTCATGCATG agacCCATGACGGAGTCCAAGATATGGCTTGTGATACTTTCATTAAAATAGCTCAAAAATGCCGCAGGCATTTTGTTCAGGTTCAGGTTGGAGAAGTAATGCCATTTATTGATGAAATTTTGAACAATATCAACACCATAATTTGTGATCTTCAGCCTCAACAG GTCCATACATTTTATGAAGCTGTGGGGTACATGATTGGTGCACAAACAGACCAAACAGTGCAAGaacatttaatagaaaaatatatgctACTTCCTAATCAGGTTTGGGATAGCATAATCCAGCAGGCAACCAAA AATGTGGATATACTTAAAGATCCTGAAACAGTCAAGCAGCTCGGTAGCATATTGAAAACAAATGTTAGAGCCTGCAAAGCTGTCGGACACCCCTTTGTAATTCAGCTTGGGAGAATTTATTTAGATATGCTTAATGTATACAAGTGCCTCAGTGAAAATATTTCAGCAGCTATCCAAGCTAATG GTGAGATGGTTACAAAGCAACCGTTGATTAGAAGTATGCGAACTGTAAAAAGGGAAACTTTAAAGTTAATATCTGGTTGGGTGAGCCGGTCCAATGATCCACAGATG gtagCCGAAAATTTTGTTCCTCCTCTACTGGATGCAGTTCTCATTGATTATCAGAGAAATGTCCCAGCTGCTAGAGAACCAGAAGTGCTTAGTACTATGGCTATTATTGTCAATAAGTTAGGAGGACATATAACAGCTGAAATACCTCAAATATTTGATGCTGTTTTTGAATGCACATTGAATATGATAAATAAG GACTTTGAGGAGTATCCTGAACACAGAACAAACTTCTTCTTACTACTTCAGGCTGTCAATTCTCATTGTTTCCCAGCATTTCTGGCTATACCACCTGCACAATTTAAACTTGTTTTGGACTCCATTATTTGGGCTTTCAAACACACTATGAGGAATGTTGCAGATACAG GCTTACAGATACTTTTTACACTCTTACAAAATGTTGCACAAGAAGAAGCTGCAGCTCAGAGTTTCTATCAAACGTATTTTTGTGATATTCTTCAGCATATCTTTTCTGTTGTGACAGACACCTCACATACTGCTG GCTTGACAATGCATGCATCAATACTTGCATATATGTTTAATTTggttgaagaaggaaaaataagtacgCCATTAAATCCTGGAAATCCGGTCAACAACCAAATGTTCATTCAGGAATATGTGGCAAATCTCCTTAAATCTGCATTCCCTCATCTACAAGa tGCTCAAGTAAAGCTCTTTGTGACAGGGCTTTTCAGCTTAAATCAGGATATTCCTGCTTTCAAGGAACATCTTAGGGATTTCCTAGTACAAATAAAG GAGTTTGCAGGTGAAGATACATCTGATCtgtttttggaagaaagagaaacagcccTTCGACAGGCTCAGGAAGAGAAACATAAACTTCAAATGTCTGTCCCTGGCATCCTTAATCCACATGAAATTCCAGAAGAAATGTGTGATTAA